From Candidatus Nomurabacteria bacterium, one genomic window encodes:
- the dprA gene encoding DNA-protecting protein DprA has translation MIVKKLTLADFPKRLSQLADPPELLYARGQFDFTKPTLAVIGSRSPSTYGKTVTEQLISSIRGYEINIISGLALGVDGLACRAGLDVGLAVGAVLPCGIETIYPRTNQKLGENIISSNGILISEYPGTTLPQKYQFIARNRIVAALADAVLIVEAAANSGSLHTASFALDLGTEVLAVPGPINSQLSVGTNMLIKQGARMITSGADILDALKISPRQKQQPRLVFESPEEEKIYKALSAQPLATENLQLNTNLEPIALQQALTLMEIRGEIVCVAGIWSLR, from the coding sequence ATGATTGTCAAAAAGCTTACGCTTGCAGATTTTCCCAAAAGGCTCAGCCAGCTGGCAGATCCACCAGAACTGCTATACGCGCGTGGTCAATTCGATTTTACCAAGCCAACCCTTGCAGTCATCGGCAGCCGTAGTCCATCGACCTATGGAAAAACTGTCACCGAGCAACTTATCAGTTCGATCAGAGGTTACGAAATCAATATCATTAGCGGCCTAGCCCTCGGGGTCGACGGGCTTGCTTGTCGGGCCGGTCTTGATGTTGGCCTGGCTGTTGGGGCAGTGCTACCATGCGGTATCGAAACAATTTACCCACGCACAAATCAGAAGCTAGGCGAAAACATTATTAGCAGCAACGGCATACTTATTAGTGAGTACCCAGGCACTACACTGCCTCAAAAATATCAGTTTATCGCACGTAATCGGATTGTGGCCGCACTGGCCGATGCCGTGTTGATTGTTGAGGCGGCGGCTAATAGCGGGAGTCTGCACACCGCTAGTTTTGCACTCGATCTTGGCACCGAGGTTTTAGCCGTACCTGGTCCGATAAATAGCCAGTTATCTGTTGGAACCAATATGCTGATAAAACAAGGTGCTCGTATGATTACCTCGGGCGCAGATATACTCGATGCACTCAAGATCTCGCCTCGGCAGAAACAACAGCCGAGACTAGTCTTTGAAAGTCCCGAAGAAGAAAAGATTTATAAAGCCTTGAGTGCACAGCCACTTGCAACCGAAAACCTTCAGCTAAATACAAACCTAGAACCCATCGCTCTACAGCAAGCCCTGACGCTCATGGAGATCCGCGGCGAAATAGTATGCGTCGCCGGTATTTGGAGCCTTAGGTAG
- a CDS encoding M15 family metallopeptidase has protein sequence MLGIFLVGTAAAAGLYLSADDSTALQQTAINSDQQTPSKTSQTVQSAQTDNKEAESTYPEVDKVVYNTDLGVFKCKPSCFLAAVDKQHSLPESYQPEVQVIASYGSSRLVKDAADALLELIDFLEAEGVKVELTSSYRSFANQQSTFNRWVKILMERDGLSQAEARIQANTFSALPGHSEHQLGTTVDINTVGAEPFNIDDNRLLYGLLEKYAYRYGFVISYPEAKEDLTGYVHEPWHIRYLGIDLATKIYKTAYLDPSSTMFSTKYLRDYGFSD, from the coding sequence ATGCTTGGCATATTTTTGGTCGGCACCGCTGCCGCTGCAGGCTTATATTTGAGTGCAGACGATTCCACTGCCCTACAACAAACAGCCATAAATAGCGATCAGCAAACGCCGAGCAAGACTAGCCAGACGGTTCAGTCGGCACAGACAGATAACAAAGAAGCCGAATCAACCTACCCAGAGGTCGACAAGGTGGTATACAATACAGACCTAGGCGTGTTCAAATGTAAACCTTCATGCTTCTTAGCTGCGGTCGATAAACAACATTCCCTGCCAGAAAGTTATCAGCCAGAAGTCCAAGTAATTGCCAGCTATGGCTCGAGCAGATTAGTCAAAGATGCGGCCGATGCACTGCTCGAACTGATCGACTTTCTAGAGGCAGAAGGTGTAAAAGTCGAACTGACCTCTAGCTATCGTTCTTTTGCAAACCAGCAGTCAACTTTCAACCGCTGGGTCAAAATACTTATGGAACGAGATGGCCTGAGTCAGGCAGAGGCACGTATCCAGGCAAATACTTTTTCGGCCCTACCAGGCCATTCCGAGCATCAACTTGGCACAACTGTTGATATCAACACCGTAGGAGCCGAGCCATTTAATATCGATGACAATCGGCTACTCTATGGCTTACTCGAAAAATATGCGTATCGGTACGGATTTGTTATCAGCTATCCAGAAGCAAAAGAAGATCTAACTGGTTATGTGCACGAGCCCTGGCATATACGTTACTTAGGTATCGATTTGGCTACAAAAATCTACAAAACTGCTTACCTCGATCCTAGCTCGACTATGTTCTCGACAAAGTATTTACGCGATTACGGATTTAGCGACTAG
- a CDS encoding aminoacyl-tRNA hydrolase gives MALFVKKTEEETEVAMIYTTGFGRTRVFVGLGNPGAEHSGNRHNVGFMVLDRFAASSNLQWTEKKDLKCVLASGDIGGTRTILVKPTTYMNNSGEAVHAVLNFFKLNPEEMVVVYDEVDINFGKLQIKQAGGAAGHNGLKSLLQHNQDSFTRIRVGIGPKTPAQIDLADFVLQNFATDQLEKLKMIINEAASILGEATATNLSPQTISVA, from the coding sequence ATGGCACTATTTGTAAAAAAGACCGAAGAAGAAACAGAAGTGGCAATGATCTACACCACTGGTTTTGGGCGCACGCGAGTTTTTGTTGGCCTTGGCAACCCAGGCGCAGAACATTCTGGCAATCGGCACAATGTCGGTTTTATGGTCCTCGATAGGTTCGCTGCCAGCAGCAATCTACAGTGGACCGAAAAGAAAGATCTAAAATGTGTATTAGCCAGTGGTGACATTGGTGGCACTCGAACAATCTTAGTCAAACCAACAACTTACATGAACAATAGTGGAGAGGCTGTGCATGCGGTACTTAACTTTTTTAAGCTTAACCCCGAGGAAATGGTTGTCGTCTACGACGAAGTCGACATCAATTTTGGTAAACTCCAGATTAAGCAAGCCGGGGGAGCTGCCGGCCACAATGGGCTTAAATCGTTACTCCAGCACAACCAGGACAGCTTTACACGCATCCGTGTGGGCATTGGCCCAAAAACCCCAGCTCAAATCGATTTAGCCGATTTTGTGCTCCAAAACTTTGCTACCGATCAACTAGAAAAGCTTAAGATGATTATCAACGAGGCAGCCAGCATCTTGGGCGAGGCAACGGCCACCAACCTAAGCCCGCAGACAATTAGTGTAGCCTAG
- the der gene encoding ribosome biogenesis GTPase Der, with amino-acid sequence MSKKKTPIVAIVGRANVGKSSLFNVLIRRKEAIVAREAGTTRDSVTAKLSIADKDFWLVDTAGLKRAEDDFEATIQEQIEEAVLAADLIMVVIEAQTGITEEDRRVATQALKSKKPVCLLVNKHDKFRRGQSADYQRLGIKDIFLTSATTKSGIFELEEYLYRSLPKSTIAYDPHQIRVALLGRPNVGKSALFNALIKKQQAVVSARAGTTRDVNRHQVKFMQKNIELLDTAGIRRSGKIEKGIEQFSVLRSLAAIEEADICLLLTDINEVGVVLDQKIAGLIKEAGKGLVLVVSKWDLAEKDTHTHGQISGQVRGIFDFVPWAGLIFTSSVTGQNVSKIFELVLEIDQHRKQRLKTSQLNQWLTRVKLKHPPAGLKNTHPKLNYVTQLEGLPPAFKFFGKDMKFLHWSYKRYLEKSMREEFGFDGTSVKLLFVEKTSENPYINK; translated from the coding sequence ATGTCTAAGAAAAAAACACCCATCGTCGCGATAGTCGGTCGAGCCAATGTAGGTAAGAGCTCGTTGTTTAATGTGCTTATTCGACGTAAAGAGGCCATCGTTGCCCGCGAAGCCGGTACAACACGTGATTCTGTTACGGCCAAATTAAGCATCGCCGACAAAGATTTTTGGCTAGTCGACACTGCCGGACTCAAGCGTGCCGAAGATGATTTCGAAGCCACCATTCAGGAACAAATCGAAGAAGCCGTCCTAGCAGCCGACCTGATTATGGTAGTTATCGAGGCCCAAACCGGTATCACCGAAGAAGACCGCCGGGTGGCCACCCAAGCGCTCAAGAGCAAAAAGCCTGTATGCCTACTCGTCAACAAGCACGATAAATTCCGACGCGGGCAAAGTGCCGATTACCAGAGATTAGGCATAAAAGATATTTTCTTAACTAGCGCTACAACAAAGTCGGGTATTTTCGAATTAGAGGAATACCTGTACCGATCACTCCCTAAAAGCACAATCGCTTACGACCCACACCAGATTAGGGTAGCTCTTTTGGGTCGACCAAATGTTGGCAAAAGTGCTTTGTTTAACGCCCTCATAAAAAAGCAACAAGCTGTAGTGAGTGCTCGAGCCGGTACCACTCGAGATGTCAACCGACACCAAGTAAAATTCATGCAGAAAAATATCGAACTACTGGATACTGCCGGTATCCGCCGCAGCGGGAAGATCGAGAAGGGGATTGAACAGTTTAGTGTTCTCCGTAGTCTGGCGGCTATCGAGGAGGCTGATATCTGCTTACTACTGACTGATATCAATGAGGTCGGCGTAGTGCTCGATCAAAAAATTGCCGGACTGATTAAAGAGGCCGGCAAAGGGCTAGTTTTAGTTGTTAGTAAATGGGATCTCGCCGAAAAAGATACCCATACTCATGGCCAGATAAGTGGCCAAGTTCGCGGAATATTCGACTTCGTACCCTGGGCTGGGCTAATTTTCACTAGTAGTGTAACTGGTCAAAATGTCAGTAAAATATTTGAGCTTGTCTTGGAAATCGACCAACACCGCAAACAGCGACTCAAAACCAGCCAGCTCAACCAGTGGTTAACCCGCGTTAAGCTCAAGCACCCACCAGCCGGACTCAAAAATACTCATCCCAAACTAAATTACGTCACCCAGTTAGAGGGCTTGCCGCCGGCATTTAAGTTCTTTGGTAAAGACATGAAATTCTTGCACTGGAGCTACAAACGCTACCTCGAGAAGTCGATGCGCGAAGAATTTGGTTTCGATGGTACATCGGTCAAGCTACTTTTCGTCGAAAAGACTTCCGAAAACCCCTACATAAATAAGTAG
- a CDS encoding rRNA pseudouridine synthase, producing MRVNKYIALNFGVSRRTADSLVEQERVMVNGSRVRVGQDVTDLDIVEVDGYKKLDQKAPTILLNKPMGYVCSRDGQGSQTVYDLLPETYRHLKIAGRLDKDSSGLVVLSNNGDLIQKLSHPSKGGQKIYQVELDKPLSKQAEAQVKLGVDIGDSRLSRMIITGKGRAWEVKLSEGRNRQIRRTFDKLGYTVVSLHRTQLAGYNLVEIPLAGWKILTD from the coding sequence ATGCGAGTTAACAAGTATATTGCACTTAATTTTGGCGTGTCTCGGCGTACTGCCGATAGTTTAGTCGAACAAGAGCGAGTGATGGTAAACGGCTCGAGAGTACGAGTCGGTCAAGACGTAACAGACCTAGACATTGTCGAAGTCGATGGTTACAAAAAGTTAGACCAAAAAGCTCCAACAATCTTACTTAATAAGCCAATGGGTTATGTATGCAGCCGCGACGGGCAGGGAAGTCAGACCGTTTATGATCTGTTGCCCGAAACTTACCGTCACCTAAAGATTGCTGGTCGACTCGACAAAGATAGCTCTGGCTTAGTGGTATTGAGTAACAATGGTGATCTAATTCAGAAACTCAGCCACCCTAGCAAGGGCGGTCAAAAGATCTATCAAGTAGAACTCGATAAACCGCTAAGTAAGCAGGCCGAAGCCCAAGTAAAACTGGGGGTTGATATCGGAGATTCACGTCTAAGCAGAATGATAATTACAGGCAAGGGAAGGGCATGGGAGGTTAAGCTTAGCGAAGGCCGCAACCGCCAGATTCGGCGTACTTTTGATAAACTTGGTTACACCGTAGTCTCGCTGCATCGAACTCAGTTAGCAGGCTATAACCTGGTCGAGATTCCGCTGGCCGGCTGGAAAATACTTACGGACTAA
- a CDS encoding response regulator → MSKKIMLVEDDTNLREIYGARLMAEGYEIVAAQDGEAALAMAVKEKPDLIISDVMMPKISGFDMLDILRSTPETKDTKVIMMTALSQAEDKSRASELGADKYLVKSQVTLEDVARVVHELLGDEPATTQPTATTSDDSGSDDNSTATTTVNDDAQIPDDNTQATDQTDDSQVAPAVEDQLPAIAPATTSDDSQISDAQPVEVAVEPTQAAEEPSPDLPSTNLDNDMVAAETETQAITSDQERQEMGAQVEQAIQTDLTTAPHEAPVATTIEVVSTSRDPEESPSEPANSSIKRVIEPLQSSTPDINQLVAAEAEKEAAAQATPVATQIPVMPEVAVVEEPAEPPTPEVSTAVNIPVSDPAEPTNVPQAPTQPDKYTLPEPEEEAEETDPNAIAL, encoded by the coding sequence ATGAGCAAGAAGATTATGCTCGTTGAAGACGACACAAATTTGAGAGAGATTTATGGCGCACGTCTAATGGCCGAAGGTTACGAGATTGTTGCCGCTCAAGACGGTGAGGCGGCACTTGCAATGGCCGTCAAAGAAAAGCCTGATCTGATTATTAGTGATGTTATGATGCCTAAAATTAGTGGTTTCGATATGCTCGATATCCTGCGCTCAACCCCTGAAACGAAAGATACCAAGGTGATTATGATGACAGCGCTGAGCCAAGCCGAGGACAAGTCGCGAGCTAGCGAACTCGGAGCAGACAAGTACCTAGTTAAGTCGCAGGTAACCCTAGAAGACGTAGCACGTGTGGTTCACGAATTACTTGGCGACGAACCAGCCACTACTCAGCCTACGGCTACGACTAGCGACGATTCAGGATCCGATGACAACTCTACAGCTACTACAACTGTCAATGACGATGCTCAGATACCAGATGATAATACTCAGGCGACCGATCAAACAGACGACAGTCAAGTTGCTCCAGCCGTAGAAGATCAGTTACCAGCTATCGCCCCAGCCACTACTAGCGATGACAGTCAGATATCAGATGCACAGCCTGTAGAAGTCGCCGTCGAGCCCACCCAAGCTGCCGAGGAACCATCTCCAGACTTGCCGTCTACAAACCTAGATAACGATATGGTTGCCGCCGAAACTGAAACCCAGGCAATTACTAGCGATCAGGAACGTCAGGAAATGGGCGCTCAGGTAGAGCAAGCTATCCAGACAGACCTGACTACGGCCCCACACGAAGCCCCAGTGGCCACAACAATTGAAGTTGTTAGCACTTCTAGAGACCCCGAAGAATCACCCTCTGAACCAGCCAATTCAAGTATAAAAAGGGTAATCGAACCACTCCAGAGTAGCACGCCAGACATCAACCAATTGGTGGCAGCAGAAGCAGAAAAAGAAGCTGCCGCTCAAGCTACGCCAGTTGCAACTCAGATACCAGTCATGCCCGAAGTGGCTGTGGTAGAGGAACCAGCCGAACCGCCAACCCCTGAAGTTTCAACTGCGGTTAATATACCAGTCAGCGATCCGGCCGAGCCAACCAATGTTCCACAAGCACCCACCCAACCGGATAAATACACACTCCCCGAGCCAGAAGAAGAAGCCGAAGAGACCGATCCAAACGCAATTGCCCTCTAG
- a CDS encoding PAS domain-containing protein produces the protein MFFKKSKPGSVSASSLQNEKLKSDIILNSIEDGVVLIDSQGTILTLNPGAENITGWSAKDATSLNFATVLQFVDKDGQAYPEVNNPVLRVFKEAKVVRDNQVALRTSSQKHIAIFISCSPLMNQSGQVEGAVAVFRDVSKERSEESQRAEFISTASHEMRTPVAAIEGYLALAMNDAVCKIDSKAREYLDKAHSSTEHLGKLFQDLLTAAKSEDGRLTNHPSVTDMGAFLQELADSFKFSAEKKSLVTEFLLGNGSHAAPSADTPEGGTKVVSPLYYALVDPDRMREVITNIFDNAVKYTENGKITLALTGNEKVVQISVRDTGPGIPAEDLPHLFQKFYRVDNSSTRTIGGTGLGLFISRKIVELYGGRIWAESQLGAGSTFYINLPRLSTQEAQRQLSKTATQPKTGNI, from the coding sequence ATGTTTTTTAAGAAATCTAAACCTGGTTCGGTATCGGCAAGTAGTTTACAAAACGAAAAACTAAAGAGCGATATCATTTTAAACTCTATAGAAGATGGAGTTGTTCTGATTGATTCCCAAGGCACAATCTTAACCCTAAACCCTGGTGCCGAGAATATAACTGGCTGGAGCGCCAAAGATGCCACGAGCCTAAATTTTGCAACCGTCCTCCAGTTCGTCGATAAAGATGGTCAAGCTTACCCAGAAGTCAATAATCCAGTTTTGCGAGTCTTTAAAGAAGCCAAGGTAGTCCGAGATAACCAAGTGGCTCTACGCACCAGCAGTCAGAAACATATTGCTATATTCATTAGTTGTTCGCCACTGATGAACCAGAGTGGTCAAGTCGAGGGCGCAGTCGCGGTTTTTAGAGATGTCTCTAAAGAGCGTTCAGAAGAATCGCAACGAGCCGAGTTTATTAGCACTGCTAGTCACGAAATGCGTACGCCAGTTGCTGCGATCGAAGGCTATTTGGCCCTCGCCATGAACGATGCAGTCTGCAAGATCGATAGTAAGGCTCGCGAATATCTCGACAAAGCGCACTCCAGTACCGAACATCTTGGCAAGCTCTTCCAAGACCTACTTACCGCAGCCAAAAGCGAAGATGGCCGTCTAACCAATCATCCTAGTGTCACTGATATGGGCGCTTTCTTACAAGAGCTGGCAGACAGTTTTAAGTTCTCCGCCGAAAAGAAAAGCCTCGTCACCGAATTTTTACTCGGCAATGGCAGTCATGCGGCCCCTTCAGCCGACACACCAGAAGGCGGCACCAAAGTAGTCAGTCCGTTGTATTATGCGCTGGTCGACCCAGATAGGATGCGCGAGGTGATTACTAATATCTTCGATAACGCCGTCAAGTACACCGAGAACGGCAAAATAACTCTGGCGCTAACTGGTAACGAAAAAGTTGTCCAGATTAGTGTCCGCGACACCGGACCAGGTATACCGGCAGAAGATCTACCGCACCTATTCCAGAAGTTTTATAGAGTAGACAACTCATCCACCCGAACAATTGGTGGGACAGGGCTAGGATTATTTATTAGTCGAAAGATTGTGGAACTTTATGGTGGCCGCATTTGGGCAGAGAGTCAGCTTGGAGCCGGCAGTACATTTTATATCAATCTACCCAGACTCAGCACTCAAGAAGCCCAACGGCAACTCTCGAAGACAGCAACCCAGCCAAAGACTGGTAATATATAA
- a CDS encoding (d)CMP kinase has protein sequence MRQTTTETGLIAVEFDGSPRSGKGTSAKHLERVFPRTRTAETGKLYRAITFLALRTGLIEPGMTESDVATNLSSLTAEQTEDMAFDMERVVNVHGESVLYDRDVAGLVGKVSPLVAVREGVKSRFRDDLTRMVADDGISMVILDGRNLAAVARQVEGLEIIQRTFFVCSDNEAANRELARHLAELEDKGLPTLDEDAKEEYIVAKVHELVERRHQDESRGNDPVKPEPDAIRYWDHPGILEHTINAYILEGNMTYRQARDEVSGENHYRYGRIGAGAIAYSQGQADKGEARQVLFDTNACSLLAMQRYTERMVSEARAQRAEIRKL, from the coding sequence ATGAGACAAACTACCACCGAAACTGGCCTAATCGCAGTTGAATTTGATGGGAGTCCTCGTTCGGGAAAAGGTACTAGTGCCAAGCATCTCGAACGTGTTTTCCCAAGAACTCGAACTGCCGAAACAGGCAAGTTGTATCGAGCCATTACGTTTTTGGCATTACGGACTGGCTTGATCGAACCCGGGATGACTGAATCGGATGTGGCCACAAACTTAAGTAGTTTAACTGCAGAACAGACCGAAGATATGGCGTTCGATATGGAGAGGGTCGTCAACGTACATGGAGAAAGTGTCTTATACGATCGAGACGTAGCTGGACTTGTCGGCAAAGTATCTCCATTGGTGGCGGTTCGTGAAGGTGTTAAATCCAGGTTTAGGGACGACTTAACTAGAATGGTTGCCGACGATGGTATTTCGATGGTTATACTCGATGGCCGAAACTTGGCCGCCGTAGCTCGTCAGGTTGAGGGTCTAGAAATAATTCAACGTACCTTTTTTGTTTGTAGTGACAACGAAGCCGCCAACCGAGAACTAGCGAGACATCTTGCAGAGCTCGAAGATAAAGGTTTGCCAACCCTCGATGAAGACGCGAAGGAAGAATATATAGTCGCGAAAGTCCACGAATTAGTCGAACGTCGGCACCAAGATGAAAGTCGCGGTAACGACCCGGTCAAGCCAGAGCCAGATGCTATTCGCTACTGGGATCACCCAGGCATTCTTGAACACACGATAAACGCTTATATCCTAGAAGGCAACATGACATATCGCCAAGCCAGAGACGAGGTATCCGGCGAGAATCATTATCGTTATGGTCGGATCGGGGCAGGTGCGATAGCCTATAGTCAAGGCCAGGCCGATAAAGGGGAAGCTCGTCAAGTTCTGTTTGATACCAACGCTTGTAGCTTACTGGCAATGCAACGTTACACTGAACGCATGGTTTCAGAGGCTCGTGCCCAAAGAGCTGAAATCCGTAAGCTCTAG
- a CDS encoding DUF21 domain-containing protein: MNHLVIFSLSTVLIGLSAICSGLNVALMALDLSDLRRQAKLGNRDARKALSLREKTHLSLASILLTNVAVISASSLVLSSVLNGFVAGITSTLLIVIFGEILPQAFAIKHSLKAIALFAPVLRVMTIFAYPVAKPLQLLLDKLIGPIEPDLHSRHELGLIIAEHLDHDASELDDDEVEIVQNALQLSERRVREVMTPVDEVYYLLETDVIDAHKIDEMKAENYSRVPIFNSSKTECKRLLVLKDLVDIDFDARSYSLDELITYPVKTIGSMTALDTMIRRFISTRTHLMAVERHQAIIGIITIEDLIESIIGHEIEDETDK, from the coding sequence GTGAATCACCTTGTTATTTTCTCTTTATCAACTGTCTTAATCGGACTATCGGCAATCTGCTCTGGTCTGAATGTCGCACTGATGGCTCTAGACTTAAGCGACTTGCGTCGCCAGGCAAAGCTCGGCAACAGAGACGCTCGCAAGGCATTAAGTTTACGCGAAAAGACTCATTTAAGCTTGGCGAGCATTCTACTCACAAATGTTGCAGTTATCTCGGCTTCGTCGTTAGTTTTATCAAGTGTTTTAAATGGCTTTGTAGCCGGCATCACCAGTACTCTGCTAATTGTTATTTTTGGAGAAATCTTACCGCAAGCTTTTGCAATTAAGCACTCACTCAAGGCGATAGCACTTTTTGCCCCTGTGTTGCGAGTTATGACAATCTTCGCATACCCTGTCGCAAAGCCGTTGCAGCTACTCCTAGATAAGTTAATCGGTCCAATCGAGCCGGATCTACATTCGCGCCACGAGCTTGGCTTGATAATCGCCGAGCATCTTGATCATGATGCATCGGAGCTGGACGACGACGAAGTTGAGATTGTTCAGAACGCCCTTCAGCTTAGTGAACGCCGCGTCCGTGAAGTTATGACCCCTGTCGACGAAGTCTATTACCTATTAGAGACAGATGTAATCGATGCTCACAAAATCGATGAAATGAAAGCCGAGAACTACTCTAGAGTCCCGATTTTTAATAGCAGTAAGACAGAGTGTAAGCGACTACTCGTCTTAAAAGACTTAGTCGATATAGATTTTGATGCACGGAGCTATAGTCTCGACGAGCTAATTACATATCCGGTTAAGACCATTGGCTCGATGACCGCCCTCGACACAATGATACGCAGGTTTATTTCCACACGGACTCATCTGATGGCAGTTGAGCGCCACCAGGCAATAATTGGGATTATTACCATCGAAGATCTGATCGAGTCTATTATTGGCCACGAAATCGAAGACGAAACCGACAAATAG
- a CDS encoding Ig-like domain-containing protein, whose translation MDYNQASIENLTIGPNSFVLKFKSWLNKIFHSPTTFGIVVLVILGAGFVSFRIVAGTSISGSLNKKNPIRTHSIHIDASGRLKVTVKDSGGRRSDSVRFKLRLLDSEAEELESYQATRKGEPVTIESKVTPGDYYLELSAVESLSRRGTRYTFEIEYPTANAETSSDTEAPTISITMPKSGEVLEGDATISGKAYDNKKVSSVTYRFAGGAGQIATGTTNWVGLLDTTTQPNGPATIIVRAKDAAGNKAEATLSVIIDNPDATTPSDQGDGSGSTGGGDTGTTDPGTSGSTGGGDTGTTDPGTGGSTQEFPTAYTTGIEAGVSLTAWPSSSYRSDSVPTHTEQINGKTWTVVENYNINLSNGNYLYLVASNVLLRNVKITANSTPSNTSALVQGNSPSNIWLDHVELKNQLLQVGKLRLHLYMHHRLLLFRYFPTSISPSVGLKNAYF comes from the coding sequence GTGGATTACAATCAAGCATCAATCGAGAATTTAACAATCGGACCGAACTCTTTCGTTTTAAAGTTTAAGTCGTGGTTAAATAAGATATTTCATAGTCCTACGACTTTCGGGATAGTAGTGCTTGTTATTTTAGGTGCGGGTTTTGTGTCTTTTCGAATTGTGGCTGGCACATCGATATCCGGTAGCTTAAATAAGAAAAATCCAATCAGAACACATTCAATTCATATAGACGCTAGTGGTCGGCTAAAAGTGACCGTTAAAGACAGCGGTGGCCGGCGATCCGATTCGGTCCGCTTTAAGTTACGTTTACTGGATTCAGAGGCAGAAGAACTTGAGAGCTATCAAGCCACACGAAAGGGTGAGCCTGTAACAATCGAATCGAAAGTGACCCCTGGAGACTACTATCTCGAGCTAAGTGCAGTCGAAAGCTTAAGTCGGCGAGGAACCCGCTATACCTTTGAAATTGAGTACCCGACAGCCAACGCAGAAACATCAAGTGACACAGAAGCTCCGACAATCAGTATTACTATGCCAAAAAGTGGCGAGGTGCTAGAGGGCGACGCTACAATTAGTGGCAAGGCCTACGATAACAAGAAGGTTAGTAGTGTAACTTACCGATTTGCAGGTGGCGCCGGGCAAATTGCTACCGGTACGACCAACTGGGTGGGACTGCTCGACACGACCACTCAGCCTAACGGACCAGCAACGATAATTGTCCGAGCAAAAGATGCTGCTGGTAATAAAGCCGAAGCCACGCTAAGCGTAATTATTGATAACCCCGATGCAACCACACCTAGCGACCAAGGGGACGGTTCTGGTAGTACAGGCGGAGGTGACACAGGTACAACCGATCCCGGAACAAGTGGCAGTACAGGCGGAGGTGATACAGGTACAACCGATCCCGGAACAGGTGGCAGCACCCAAGAGTTTCCAACCGCTTACACCACGGGCATCGAAGCTGGTGTAAGCCTCACAGCTTGGCCATCTTCTAGCTATCGATCGGATTCGGTACCAACGCACACCGAACAAATAAACGGTAAAACCTGGACCGTCGTCGAAAACTACAACATCAACCTCAGCAACGGTAATTATCTTTACCTGGTAGCCAGCAATGTACTGCTCAGAAACGTAAAGATTACCGCCAACTCGACCCCCAGCAATACTAGTGCGCTCGTGCAAGGTAACAGTCCAAGCAATATTTGGCTCGATCATGTAGAACTGAAGAACCAGCTGTTGCAGGTAGGCAAACTGCGCCTGCACCTGTACATGCACCACCGACTACTGTTATTTCGTTATTTCCCGACATCAATCTCTCCTTCTGTTGGGTTAAAAAATGCTTATTTTTAA